The genomic segment ACAACAAAAGAGTAAAATGAGTTGTAACACATGTTCTATAAAACTTCCAACGCGAATATAACCTTTAATATGTAATGGAATTGGCCAAAAAGAAAGCCCTTCTTTAGTGATTGCATCTAATAGTAAATGAGAAAAGACTCCTAAACCAAAGGCCATTCCAAAAACAGGCGATGATAATTCTACAACTATAAGAGTAATAAGAAAGGCAAAAAGAAGTGAGTGAAAAAAACCCCTGTGCTTGAAAAGAA from the Candidatus Woesearchaeota archaeon genome contains:
- a CDS encoding metal-dependent hydrolase yields the protein MQGRTHLLAGLLIGFFFFSFVDTILHSFIVLFLAVVGSLLPDIDTTTSLLGRRVKIIGFLFKHRGFFHSLLFAFLITLIVVELSSPVFGMAFGLGVFSHLLLDAITKEGLSFWPIPLHIKGYIRVGSFIEHVLQLILLFCC